A genomic stretch from Desulfurococcaceae archaeon MEX13E-LK6-19 includes:
- a CDS encoding DUF488 family protein, producing MKKIYTIGYNSRGFDSFLRILAYYGIKIVIDVRRFPKSRIEYYSRDFLEENLPKHSVEYFWLGDKLGGFRGDYIEYMKTPSFREGIKHLIEIVENGYSRNVFSVIMCREMLPWHCHRRFIAATLYSLGYRIVHIIDKGNTIEQRYGLEKYGLDLKDLFPNH from the coding sequence TTGAAGAAAATATATACGATAGGCTACAATTCGAGAGGGTTTGATTCTTTTTTGAGAATACTTGCATACTATGGTATTAAGATCGTTATCGATGTTAGAAGGTTCCCTAAAAGCAGAATAGAATATTATAGTAGAGATTTTCTCGAAGAAAACCTTCCAAAGCATAGCGTAGAGTATTTCTGGCTCGGTGACAAACTAGGTGGATTCCGTGGAGACTACATAGAGTACATGAAGACTCCTAGTTTTAGAGAAGGCATCAAACATTTGATCGAAATAGTAGAGAATGGTTACTCGAGAAACGTGTTCTCGGTGATAATGTGTAGGGAGATGCTTCCATGGCATTGTCATAGAAGGTTTATCGCTGCTACATTGTATAGTCTTGGCTATAGAATCGTTCACATAATTGATAAGGGAAATACTATTGAACAGAGGTATGGTTTAGAAAAATATGGTCTTGATTTAAAGGATTTATTCCCTAATCATTGA
- a CDS encoding B12-binding domain-containing radical SAM protein — translation MPGYEVVLSTDRTMMSNHHGREFLGFLATGPAIGVPEKVWMWLAAPKVKVDSEGKPVEAPYGMRKVEAKLIEAGFKAAIIDPDHLHKHLDTMKVLMIGHHDFFALCPPSSEWWMISGKEPVNRVSFRKFMESPVVRKAKEKGVKIIVGGPAAWQWIWELESWKKWGVDTVIDGEAERVIVDVVEKALNNEPLPDYIYVGPRDSPSLEEIPVIKGASVNGLVEIMRGCPRGCKFCSVTLRPLRFMPLDMIRKEIMVNLENGVKNVILHSEDVLLYHADGVKPRPEPLIKLHEMTRDTVPGNIAWSHASLAAIKYAEDEYKLVSKIMHDIILIKQDFLGVEVGIETGSPRLAKIIMPGKSLPYPPEKWPDVVEDAFMIMHENKIIPAATIILGLPEEKPEDVIATAELIDRLKPYRSIIVPMFFVPMGALKNKDWFRKHSLKSEHIDVLIKTLNHTLYWAEDIMNKFYLKEPYLLPVRVGLKLFMRYVRWKVKKVIPMIESMIRE, via the coding sequence ATGCCTGGCTATGAAGTTGTATTGTCTACAGATAGGACTATGATGAGTAACCATCACGGTAGAGAGTTCCTAGGCTTCCTTGCTACAGGCCCAGCCATAGGGGTTCCTGAGAAAGTTTGGATGTGGCTTGCAGCACCAAAGGTAAAAGTTGATAGTGAAGGCAAGCCTGTTGAAGCACCTTATGGCATGAGGAAGGTTGAGGCTAAACTTATTGAAGCAGGGTTTAAAGCTGCTATAATAGATCCTGATCACTTACATAAACATCTTGATACTATGAAGGTTCTCATGATAGGACACCATGATTTCTTCGCTTTATGCCCGCCTAGTAGTGAGTGGTGGATGATCTCGGGCAAGGAGCCGGTGAACAGAGTTAGCTTCAGGAAGTTCATGGAAAGTCCTGTTGTCAGGAAGGCTAAGGAGAAAGGCGTGAAGATCATTGTTGGAGGCCCAGCGGCATGGCAATGGATATGGGAGCTCGAAAGCTGGAAGAAATGGGGTGTAGATACTGTTATCGATGGTGAAGCTGAGAGAGTTATAGTTGATGTTGTAGAGAAAGCTTTGAACAATGAGCCTCTCCCAGACTACATCTATGTAGGACCCCGGGACAGCCCAAGTCTCGAAGAAATACCAGTCATAAAGGGTGCTAGTGTCAATGGTCTCGTGGAAATTATGAGGGGTTGTCCAAGAGGATGTAAATTCTGTTCAGTAACACTTAGGCCATTAAGGTTTATGCCGCTTGATATGATCAGGAAGGAAATAATGGTTAACCTGGAGAATGGTGTAAAGAATGTTATACTACATAGTGAAGATGTCTTACTCTACCATGCCGATGGAGTAAAACCAAGGCCTGAACCATTGATTAAACTCCATGAAATGACTAGAGATACCGTGCCAGGAAACATAGCTTGGAGTCATGCAAGTCTAGCCGCGATAAAATACGCTGAAGACGAGTACAAACTTGTATCAAAAATAATGCACGACATAATACTGATTAAACAAGATTTCTTAGGAGTAGAAGTAGGCATCGAGACTGGTAGCCCTAGGCTAGCAAAGATCATAATGCCGGGCAAAAGCCTCCCCTACCCACCAGAGAAATGGCCCGATGTAGTTGAAGATGCGTTCATGATAATGCATGAAAACAAGATAATACCGGCTGCAACAATTATCCTTGGACTACCTGAAGAAAAACCTGAAGATGTTATAGCGACAGCAGAGCTCATAGACAGGCTGAAACCGTACAGGAGTATCATAGTCCCGATGTTCTTTGTCCCAATGGGGGCATTGAAGAACAAGGACTGGTTTAGGAAACATTCACTGAAATCAGAGCACATAGATGTTTTGATAAAGACGCTGAATCACACACTATACTGGGCTGAAGATATAATGAACAAGTTCTATCTGAAAGAACCTTATCTGCTACCAGTTAGAGTCGGGTTAAAGCTCTTTATGCGGTATGTCAGGTGGAAAGTCAAGAAGGTAATACCGATGATAGAATCAATGATTAGGGAATAA
- a CDS encoding helix-turn-helix domain-containing protein, with translation MMTFIANSIGRLMMLLGFPPVAAAIVAILLAEGRPLTLSELAEKTGYAKSHLSSALRILEERFLVELKRGKRRSLLISLKPGAIEKVIMDHIREIRENLRAVLDYTPSELSHGIDSLIKELDSLIEKKEVRSSENHVV, from the coding sequence TTGATGACGTTTATCGCGAATAGTATTGGAAGATTAATGATGCTACTTGGGTTCCCGCCGGTAGCTGCCGCTATAGTAGCGATATTATTAGCTGAGGGTAGGCCATTGACTCTTAGTGAGTTGGCTGAGAAGACAGGGTATGCTAAAAGCCATTTGTCTTCGGCACTAAGGATTCTTGAGGAGAGGTTTCTTGTAGAGCTTAAACGTGGTAAACGCAGGAGTCTACTCATAAGTCTTAAGCCTGGTGCTATAGAGAAGGTAATAATGGATCATATCAGGGAGATAAGAGAGAATCTGAGAGCTGTTCTAGATTACACGCCTTCCGAGCTCTCTCACGGCATTGATTCGTTGATCAAGGAGCTTGATTCTCTTATCGAGAAGAAGGAGGTGAGAAGTAGTGAAAACCATGTTGTTTGA
- a CDS encoding deoxyuridine 5'-triphosphate nucleotidohydrolase, whose amino-acid sequence MIIPPQKLVDLGFSSENIDCSGLKLTLAEVYVTASQGVLGTDERILPEYRALEPDHEGYFYLDKGAYVIRYNEYVKIPRDTIALAIPRSSLLRMGVTLFTAVWDPGYEGRGYGLLLVENPHGVKLQKGVQVAQLVYIRMEEESLKPYRGVYYGER is encoded by the coding sequence GTGATCATCCCACCACAGAAACTAGTGGACCTAGGGTTCAGCAGCGAGAATATTGATTGCAGTGGCCTTAAGTTGACACTTGCCGAAGTATATGTTACTGCTTCGCAGGGAGTACTTGGCACTGATGAAAGGATTTTGCCTGAGTATAGAGCCCTAGAGCCTGATCATGAGGGATACTTCTATCTTGATAAAGGAGCTTATGTCATTAGGTATAACGAATACGTTAAGATCCCTCGTGACACAATAGCATTAGCCATACCTAGGTCAAGCCTACTACGTATGGGTGTAACCCTCTTCACAGCTGTTTGGGACCCCGGCTATGAGGGGCGAGGTTATGGTCTACTTCTTGTAGAAAATCCCCATGGAGTTAAGCTGCAGAAAGGTGTGCAGGTAGCTCAACTAGTCTATATAAGGATGGAAGAAGAATCGTTGAAGCCATATCGTGGAGTATACTATGGTGAGCGATAA
- a CDS encoding saccharopine dehydrogenase NADP-binding domain-containing protein, which produces MSDIVFIGLGRVGSLALELFLKDLNGDRYSITCIDAVDRSDLAEKLGAKFVKASSPSEIARVASEASLACIALPSIVAFRVAKEVINHGVNVVDVSFIREDPYLLDLDAVKNNVFYVPDAGFAPGYSNLVAGFFQDKLGGELDELIIHVGGIPVEPVPPIGYVITWNPLDLIEEYTRPARIVLNDTIQYVDPLSIIHRVEIEGLGVFEGFYSDGLRTMLRNIKAKKMAEITIRHPGHLQAMKLLKTLGFFQDKPVEVDGVRVEPKKLTAKLFEEKLSIKTKDIAILEVIARKKEQTLRHLSYLIGGNGKPPATTLYTALVYAKTIDIALRNNIEPGVQPLEKLHNYKEEYEQYLGKYMKIEYK; this is translated from the coding sequence TTGAGTGATATTGTATTCATAGGTCTTGGACGTGTTGGTTCTCTTGCTCTCGAACTCTTTCTGAAAGACCTTAATGGCGACAGGTATAGTATTACTTGTATTGATGCTGTTGATAGAAGTGATTTGGCGGAGAAGCTTGGGGCTAAGTTTGTAAAAGCGAGTTCTCCGAGCGAGATAGCTAGGGTTGCTTCGGAGGCTTCTCTTGCTTGTATAGCGTTACCTTCTATTGTAGCGTTCCGTGTCGCCAAGGAGGTTATTAATCATGGAGTAAACGTTGTTGATGTATCGTTTATTCGCGAAGACCCTTATCTTCTTGACCTTGATGCCGTGAAGAATAATGTTTTCTACGTACCCGATGCAGGGTTTGCTCCCGGGTACAGTAATCTCGTAGCCGGGTTCTTCCAGGATAAACTGGGTGGCGAGCTAGACGAGCTCATCATACATGTTGGCGGCATACCTGTTGAGCCAGTACCCCCAATAGGCTATGTTATCACGTGGAATCCACTGGATTTAATAGAGGAGTATACTAGGCCAGCCCGGATAGTTCTTAACGACACGATACAGTACGTCGACCCCTTGTCGATAATCCACCGTGTAGAGATAGAAGGGCTTGGAGTATTCGAGGGATTCTACAGTGATGGGCTAAGGACTATGCTAAGAAACATAAAGGCCAAGAAAATGGCCGAAATAACGATCAGGCATCCAGGACATTTACAAGCAATGAAGCTACTGAAGACACTGGGCTTCTTCCAGGATAAACCTGTTGAAGTCGATGGAGTCCGTGTTGAGCCTAAGAAACTGACTGCGAAATTATTTGAAGAAAAACTATCGATAAAAACGAAAGACATCGCCATACTGGAGGTTATAGCCAGGAAGAAAGAACAAACACTACGCCACCTATCATACCTTATAGGAGGAAACGGGAAACCACCAGCAACAACACTCTACACAGCACTAGTATACGCGAAAACAATAGATATCGCATTAAGAAACAACATAGAACCAGGTGTGCAACCACTAGAAAAACTCCACAACTATAAAGAAGAATACGAACAATACCTAGGCAAATACATGAAAATAGAGTACAAATAG
- a CDS encoding class I SAM-dependent methyltransferase, with product MEIPVLVFIDVLSSIVIERKDSGKIIVPSKCVREELSRYLSDDRLSIDLVESRGFVDADIVYTSMDYINNDVATSITTSFNGVLIIDEPILGVYKDPFLVKKLVSQGFARSWIPVGKGIALLARRGFDNDFLRGTIEVYRESFIKGPNPIHYNTAYLLYIMTKFACRYYSKGIVVEVGTGRGFSTLWLAHACMETGCRLVSYDVSAERIESARMFLKKLGLIDHVELVCSDARNPRDFADEVNLLFIDGKKDEYLDYLKAFEQYLIKGAVILAHNTISNSDLTANYIKHVYKKYKSITVLSDPAGVTISVKTTKQ from the coding sequence GTGGAGATTCCTGTTCTTGTTTTTATTGATGTTTTATCCAGTATTGTTATTGAAAGAAAGGATAGTGGTAAGATTATTGTTCCTAGTAAATGTGTACGTGAGGAATTATCTCGTTACCTTAGCGACGATAGATTATCTATAGATCTAGTTGAGAGCCGTGGTTTTGTTGATGCCGATATCGTGTATACTTCAATGGATTATATTAATAATGATGTAGCTACTAGCATTACCACGAGTTTTAACGGCGTCTTGATTATTGACGAGCCTATTCTTGGTGTTTACAAGGATCCTTTTCTCGTGAAAAAGCTTGTTTCCCAAGGGTTTGCTAGGTCATGGATTCCCGTTGGCAAAGGGATAGCGTTACTTGCTAGAAGGGGTTTTGACAACGATTTTCTTAGAGGAACCATAGAGGTTTATCGTGAATCATTTATTAAAGGCCCTAATCCAATCCACTATAATACTGCCTACCTTCTATACATCATGACGAAGTTTGCTTGCAGGTACTATAGTAAGGGGATTGTCGTTGAAGTAGGTACTGGCAGAGGTTTCTCGACACTATGGCTTGCCCATGCCTGTATGGAGACTGGTTGCAGGCTAGTTTCTTATGATGTATCAGCTGAACGTATAGAATCTGCTAGAATGTTTCTCAAAAAGCTTGGCCTCATAGATCATGTGGAGCTTGTCTGTAGTGATGCAAGGAATCCTAGAGATTTTGCTGACGAGGTGAACTTGTTGTTTATTGATGGGAAGAAAGATGAGTACCTCGATTACCTTAAAGCCTTTGAACAATACTTGATTAAAGGAGCAGTGATCTTGGCACACAACACTATATCAAATAGCGACCTAACAGCCAACTACATTAAACATGTTTACAAGAAATACAAGTCCATAACAGTACTAAGCGACCCTGCTGGAGTGACGATAAGCGTAAAAACAACTAAACAATAG
- a CDS encoding radical SAM protein, whose translation MVLKNKPRSLIEVIEFKENVKRELEKLLDPGSRRRALRDYHARRRPRPCGMTVHTGVGCDYACLYCYIIDMGFKWGAKPYPLSGLELAYALANNPFFIPGPRGTFIAMGSVTEPFLEKTREKAFEYIEAISRFLGNPIQFSTKAYLSLDDAKRLYKLEPGISPLVTIVTIKYSSRLEPKAPSPDERFESIENLARAGLKPILFLRPIIPGVNDREYPEILERAKKAGAVGVVAGSLRVTERILFLFEKIGINTREIKRRLKKTPHGTEQVDIDTTDIKTRILEHARAIGLKTFPMACMANLYTHNQLCHPMIARNIATFQEGLEKPPEVDYEEITEAAKHLGLRVEEIKLTPRGDKAIIKIRGDKTKTLFLGELIKSHYRICIKIQSKH comes from the coding sequence ATGGTATTGAAGAATAAGCCACGCAGTCTTATTGAGGTTATCGAGTTTAAGGAGAATGTTAAGAGGGAGCTAGAGAAACTTCTTGATCCCGGTTCTAGGAGGCGTGCTCTCCGTGACTACCATGCTCGTAGGAGGCCTCGCCCTTGCGGTATGACTGTCCATACTGGTGTTGGCTGTGACTATGCTTGTCTTTATTGTTACATCATTGACATGGGGTTTAAGTGGGGCGCCAAGCCTTACCCGTTGTCTGGCCTCGAGCTCGCTTATGCTCTTGCAAACAACCCGTTCTTCATCCCGGGTCCGAGGGGCACTTTTATTGCCATGGGCTCTGTTACTGAGCCGTTCCTGGAGAAAACCAGAGAGAAGGCTTTCGAGTATATTGAGGCTATATCCCGGTTCCTAGGGAACCCTATACAGTTCTCAACGAAAGCATATTTATCGCTTGACGACGCGAAGAGACTCTATAAGCTCGAGCCTGGTATCAGCCCTCTCGTCACAATCGTGACGATAAAGTATAGTAGCAGACTAGAGCCGAAAGCACCCTCGCCCGACGAGCGGTTTGAAAGCATAGAGAACCTGGCACGAGCAGGACTTAAACCTATACTGTTTCTCCGCCCAATAATACCCGGTGTTAATGACAGGGAGTATCCTGAGATCCTTGAGCGCGCCAAGAAAGCTGGCGCTGTGGGTGTTGTCGCTGGCTCGCTTAGGGTAACCGAGAGAATACTCTTCCTCTTCGAGAAAATAGGGATCAATACAAGAGAGATCAAGAGAAGACTCAAGAAGACTCCTCATGGAACAGAACAAGTCGATATAGACACAACCGATATCAAAACCAGGATACTAGAGCATGCCAGAGCAATCGGGCTCAAAACATTCCCAATGGCCTGCATGGCGAACCTCTACACCCACAACCAGTTATGCCACCCAATGATAGCAAGAAACATAGCCACTTTCCAAGAGGGGCTCGAGAAACCACCCGAAGTAGACTACGAAGAAATAACCGAGGCAGCCAAACACCTAGGGCTAAGGGTAGAAGAAATAAAACTAACTCCTAGAGGAGACAAAGCAATAATAAAGATCAGGGGAGACAAAACAAAAACCTTGTTCCTAGGAGAACTCATTAAATCCCACTATAGAATATGCATAAAAATACAAAGCAAGCACTAG
- a CDS encoding metal-dependent transcriptional regulator → MPQQAPHGKRFEDYLEAIYLLEKEKGVARVRDLSRLLGVKPSTVVEHLEKLSREGLVVYEKREYIRLTEKGMELAKQIYEYHKVVRRFLKEILMLPEEIAEKDACYIEHGIHKDTIIRLKLFLEYFDKHFKEKEKFLEELKQYYTEHQ, encoded by the coding sequence TTGCCCCAACAAGCCCCGCATGGCAAGCGTTTCGAAGATTATCTTGAGGCAATATATTTGCTTGAGAAAGAGAAAGGCGTGGCCAGAGTACGTGATCTATCGAGACTCCTCGGCGTAAAGCCCTCGACTGTAGTAGAGCATCTCGAGAAGCTTTCTCGCGAAGGACTTGTTGTCTACGAGAAACGAGAGTATATCAGATTAACAGAGAAAGGCATGGAGTTGGCCAAACAGATATACGAGTACCATAAGGTTGTAAGAAGGTTTCTCAAAGAAATACTGATGCTCCCTGAGGAGATCGCGGAAAAAGATGCATGCTATATAGAACACGGAATCCACAAAGACACTATTATTAGACTAAAACTATTCCTAGAATACTTCGATAAACACTTCAAGGAGAAAGAAAAATTCCTAGAGGAATTAAAACAGTATTATACTGAACATCAGTAA
- a CDS encoding phosphoglycolate phosphatase — protein sequence MVKVLATDIDGTITIDRTTTMVDTDVIKYMRALEKKGVYVVLVSANALPIVVGLKKYFGLKGPCIGESGSLVFMDGKIYSLTNRSAANAAKDIEKLFSECIYPSWQNAFRLHDYAFHVRKECINNADKVINELREYIRKHYPDIKVGYSGYAIHLTPVDVSKEKALSFIAEKLGYSLEDFVAIGDSVMDKDMVEAVGFGVAVANADEELKKVAKYVTRGASSKGFIELAQMILEGRLG from the coding sequence TTGGTCAAAGTTCTTGCAACGGATATTGATGGCACTATAACTATTGATAGAACAACTACTATGGTTGATACTGATGTTATAAAGTATATGAGAGCCCTTGAGAAGAAAGGTGTATACGTAGTTCTTGTATCTGCTAATGCGCTACCTATTGTGGTTGGTTTAAAGAAATACTTCGGGCTTAAAGGGCCGTGTATCGGTGAATCTGGTTCACTAGTATTCATGGATGGTAAAATATATTCGCTGACCAATAGGAGTGCTGCTAATGCAGCCAAGGATATAGAGAAACTGTTTAGCGAGTGCATATACCCTAGTTGGCAGAACGCTTTCCGTCTCCACGACTACGCTTTTCATGTGAGAAAAGAGTGTATTAATAACGCGGATAAAGTGATCAATGAGTTAAGGGAGTATATTAGAAAACATTATCCAGATATTAAAGTCGGGTATAGCGGGTACGCCATACATTTAACCCCAGTTGATGTATCTAAGGAGAAAGCGTTATCGTTTATAGCAGAGAAATTAGGGTACAGTCTCGAGGACTTTGTAGCCATAGGCGATAGCGTTATGGATAAAGATATGGTTGAAGCAGTTGGTTTCGGTGTGGCTGTTGCCAACGCTGATGAAGAATTAAAGAAAGTCGCAAAATATGTTACCAGAGGAGCTAGCTCAAAAGGTTTTATCGAGCTTGCCCAAATGATTCTTGAGGGAAGACTAGGTTGA
- a CDS encoding ABC transporter ATP-binding protein, whose translation MAKTLASLEAFTEPRLPSWSIIGLRQLSVVYKMPRGIARVVDSVNIDIPKNKITGIVGESGSGKTMLASAIIKTIPPPGKILGKVLFRSPSLGEIDVLSLPKKQLKKIRWKEIAMVFQGAQNAFNPTIKIKDHFLDTAYAHGWYDKEAVLDKASKLLEIVKLEPDRVLEAYPHQLSGGMKQRTLIALGLLLDPVVLILDEPTSALDTISQKVIVDLLRSIHEKTGITMIFITHDLPLISSLVDYVAVMYGFKIIEFAEIKEILTNPLHPYTKGLLRSIPPVKGDLSKVRPIPGEHPDPIEPPPGCRFSPRCPVAREECFKKHPPLVQVGKEHWVACHRWSEMAGLDPWEVAKT comes from the coding sequence TTGGCAAAAACACTAGCATCACTAGAGGCTTTTACCGAGCCAAGACTACCATCGTGGTCTATTATAGGATTACGCCAGTTGAGTGTTGTATACAAAATGCCCCGTGGTATTGCACGTGTCGTCGATAGCGTCAATATAGATATCCCTAAAAACAAGATCACAGGTATTGTTGGTGAAAGCGGTTCAGGTAAAACAATGCTTGCGTCAGCAATAATAAAAACAATACCTCCCCCGGGCAAGATTCTTGGCAAAGTATTGTTTAGGAGTCCTAGTCTCGGCGAAATAGATGTGTTATCTTTACCGAAGAAACAACTGAAGAAAATAAGATGGAAAGAAATAGCAATGGTTTTCCAGGGGGCACAAAACGCGTTTAACCCAACAATAAAAATCAAAGACCATTTTCTAGACACAGCCTACGCGCATGGATGGTATGATAAAGAAGCTGTTCTAGATAAAGCGTCAAAACTACTAGAAATAGTCAAACTAGAGCCTGACCGTGTTCTTGAGGCTTACCCGCACCAGCTTAGCGGTGGAATGAAACAACGTACACTAATAGCGCTGGGCCTGTTATTGGATCCTGTGGTATTAATACTTGATGAGCCTACGTCAGCACTAGACACGATATCCCAAAAAGTCATCGTGGATCTACTAAGGAGTATCCATGAGAAAACAGGTATCACAATGATATTCATAACACACGACCTACCATTAATATCAAGTCTTGTAGACTATGTTGCAGTAATGTATGGGTTCAAGATAATAGAGTTCGCGGAGATAAAGGAGATACTAACGAACCCGCTTCATCCATACACCAAGGGCTTACTTAGATCAATACCTCCCGTTAAAGGCGATTTATCCAAAGTTAGACCAATACCTGGTGAGCATCCTGATCCCATTGAGCCCCCGCCTGGGTGCAGGTTTAGTCCACGGTGTCCTGTCGCCCGTGAAGAGTGTTTCAAGAAGCATCCACCATTAGTACAAGTTGGCAAAGAGCACTGGGTTGCATGCCATAGATGGAGTGAAATGGCTGGACTCGATCCATGGGAGGTAGCCAAGACTTGA
- a CDS encoding ABC transporter ATP-binding protein: MGGSQDLSHGYPLIRLDKVKVYFEIRRGLLKRRFIVRALEEISLDLDQGDVLVVAGESGCGKTTLGRVIAGLQKPTSGRVLFKGRDVYRLGGKEYMEYRRSVQLVHQDPYSSLNPTKTVFDILATPLKYWGLVKSKEEAVDAVIRLLEDVKVTPPEEYIYRYPHQLSGGEKQRISLARALTVRPKLIVADEVISAIDVSLRIDLMNLMIDFWRKYKIGYVFITHELASGRYFAERTNGKIAIMYLGEVIEIGKPSQVIFNPLHPYTRALLEATPEIDLSRLKRTKELPLRRVDIPSATKYIPGCKFHTRCPLEKDICAKVRPKLIEVEKDHYVACHLYAKK; encoded by the coding sequence ATGGGAGGTAGCCAAGACTTGAGCCATGGTTACCCCCTAATAAGACTCGATAAAGTCAAAGTATACTTTGAGATAAGACGTGGTCTCCTCAAGAGGAGATTTATTGTACGTGCATTAGAGGAGATATCGCTTGACCTAGATCAAGGCGATGTACTCGTTGTTGCGGGAGAAAGCGGCTGTGGAAAAACAACACTCGGTAGGGTCATAGCTGGCTTACAGAAACCCACCAGTGGTAGAGTATTGTTCAAAGGACGAGACGTCTATAGGCTTGGCGGTAAAGAGTATATGGAGTATCGTAGGAGCGTACAGCTTGTACACCAAGACCCTTATTCATCGCTTAACCCTACTAAGACCGTGTTTGATATATTGGCTACACCACTGAAATACTGGGGTCTGGTTAAATCGAAGGAAGAAGCTGTGGATGCTGTGATTAGGCTTCTTGAAGACGTTAAGGTCACACCACCCGAGGAGTATATTTACAGGTATCCACACCAGCTTAGTGGCGGTGAAAAACAAAGAATAAGCTTGGCACGTGCTCTAACGGTTAGACCAAAACTTATTGTAGCAGACGAGGTTATATCAGCTATAGATGTTAGTTTAAGAATAGACTTGATGAACCTTATGATTGATTTCTGGAGGAAATACAAGATAGGCTATGTCTTTATAACACACGAACTCGCCAGCGGCAGATATTTCGCCGAGAGGACAAACGGTAAAATAGCTATAATGTATCTAGGAGAAGTAATCGAAATAGGTAAGCCTAGTCAAGTAATATTTAATCCTCTACACCCCTATACTAGAGCATTACTTGAAGCAACACCAGAAATTGATTTATCAAGACTAAAGAGGACAAAGGAATTACCATTAAGAAGAGTTGATATACCTAGTGCAACAAAGTATATTCCTGGATGCAAATTCCATACAAGATGTCCTTTAGAGAAGGATATATGTGCAAAGGTAAGACCTAAACTCATTGAAGTCGAGAAAGATCATTATGTTGCATGCCACCTATATGCAAAGAAATAG